attattactagtattatttcagcattttgaatatataatgacaaattaaaaatttgaaggaaattgtccattaagcctttaaggttactattggtcaatgttacattaaggttactgttggtcaatgttataaggttactgttggtcaatgtttacattaaggttactgttggtcaatgtttacattaaggttactgttggtcaatgttatattaaggttactgttggtcagtgttacattaaggttactgttggtcaatgttacattaaggttactgttggtcagtGTTAGATTAATGTTACTATTGGTCAtgaatgttacattaaggttactgtggGAACTCCATTTGTAAAGAACTCaactatgggagtctccggccttgggcctgccggccctgtgacctttatgttttttgtttggcAAACTATTTCACTCCTTGAGacttaaataaaaacaataaaaccaTGATGTGAACGGCAAGGTTAGAAAATGGCTAGAGTTGCTGTGATTTTGACACCTGTGTGGGAGAAATCCCCGATACCAGAATGGTGCCACCATGACGCCAAGATTGCACATGACGGCAACAGTGGCGCCAAAAAACTTAGCATGCCCCGGCTATGGCCACCAAGTATAAACACTTTTAATGCTGAAAATTGGGAAAACCAATTCGTGTACATAAAggcccaggcccgtagccaggatttttttttttttcggggggtgcTGAATTTGAACAAGTTGGGGAGGCAATTCTGTGAAAAGTGgattttcttccccaaatttagaactttcttgaccaaaaaagcttaaaaaatcaatttttatggaTAGCTACGCTCCAAAATTCTTacaatttttggactttttgtattaacaaaaaaaattgggaaatcgCACCCCATAccccctggctatgggcctgcctAGCACGcaaaacatacaattttcaaCAGCTATAAataactatcatgactattgtcCCCAAACACTATACAGGATGGCAAGCAAAACATTAAGTATGTTTATATCTCCTTGTTTTAGGTACACCCCATAGATACACTGTTGTAATCAAAACAGGCAGATACAAAGGTACAACGTGTAATGGCAACGCTATCTTGAGGTTTTATGCAAAGGATAATCCCACCCCAACTGAACGTCACTCTATTGGCGGCAACTTCAAGAATGGCAAAACTAGGAAGGTACGAGTCGAAGTTTCTCACCCAATCCACGAGATTGAGCAGATGGAGGTATGGCTGGAACGCCCTGCCAATACAGCCGATGTGAAATGGTTTGTGGAACACATGCAGATTCAAGACGAAAACAAGAATTGTGTCAAGTTCTTCCCGTTTCATCGCTGGGTAACCATGAAGCATCAGGTGAGTTCATAGCCGTAGATCCTGGTGGGGGGATTTACCCCAGTGTGCCTGTCAATAATAGATCCCTGTTTTTGAGGCAAATatgccacccaatgacccccttttttcataagttttaccccaaatctgcaatttttgcacattttgaacacattttacagTTTTGTAGCCATTTAACTGCAAAATTGCTcatttatttgcatttttttgcccagaaagttactTTTTCACAGTCAATGATGCCCAATTTTTAGCATTTcaccactgaatgacccccttttttcggcAAAAATCTCCACCGACAGACCCCTAGTTTtgtactccggtaggcacaggaacgtcactttcatattcgagtgcccccccaaCATTTTCATaggagatggtccatacaatcatcctccaTATGTTGATGCCTGTCTGTGAGTTTCtgatctcatatttggccattttacctaaaaagtgccaatttttgcatataaggtataatcttcttccacggtaaaccaaacagcttccgtggtaaaccttatagcgccatcacttgatgaaagtacgttattagtaggcgtgagttaaaagctatctgggctagaactattacgactgtaggggtgagcttgcctacaggtaaaaaaaaaaatactgtggcggttatattacacgctagtttagggcaacggggtggaaaggagggtagACCTAGGTCTACTCCCGGGGCctacggggatgtgcgacagattcgggtgcattttggtttattgatggccctcaatttcatgaaaatttggtttaagaaagattgtttttatttatttttttaaaaattaatttgtttcccaaatttttatcggaaagtgtgccatttttttattgttaccatggcgtgcgataataaataggcctagctattaatataatttttaaatgctattttattattttgttattaggcctaattgaaaatctaaaatagtataaaatcgtatatgatgccttaaattaaagtttaaaacgttcttccaatattaataactattattaaataattcctaacatctcggacaacacgccccccccccacacaccccacacccctacaccaacaaccacatgccaagtctaggcgaaagtctaccttgcacatCGTGCACGCGCAAGGCACCATCCAGCATTgtcccgctaaaatacactaccgggtaccctattacgagcaatggaatagcccgtcaatcatgcacagtggttgctcctggaaggaagattatacccgatgtgacgcggttgctcatggaagacaagaaggattataccccttttcaatTTTTGTGCACTTtgcacaaatttattccacttttgcaacatatttcaccagtttagcttcaatatggtaaaTGTAAAATTTGTTCGCACACTATGTGCACATTTATACCATTAACATATTGACACCAGAATCACAATACTTCAAGAAAAATGTCCAACCCCATCACagcccccaatgtcaaaaagaaatctatgccatgAGTGAGTCCTTGTATAATGACGATTTTTATTTGTTAATCACAAGAAATGTTCCAGAACAGATTTTGttcattgtttgtttttaaatctgTTTACCCTGACCCTGGGAGCTGACCACAATCATGGCATGAAAGAAaaaggtcttttggagctgtaaactgtcaaaatcaagggtctgttTCTTGGCTTTCAGGTagaaaatcacctgaaaaaaaacccagaaatatgaggaatgagcaatacagctgaattatcaaaatcaatggtcttttggagctttattttggtcaaatttagggggtctttcagaACTGCGAATATTGAAAAAGTTGGCCTTTTTTAACCTTTCctcaaatttttgacttttttgaccaagaaaacaTAGACACGACAACCTGCCCCATGCCTAtgccttgtattcagaatgcaatttggtgtgtctgatgtgctcacaggTCCCACAAAAACACTGTGCAAAGGTAGATGCGCAACTTTGAAATTTAATTGACATGTGTATTAAAGTTTGATGGCCTTTTCCTGCCAAAAAAGTTCAATTGCTGTTGTGTAGCCCCTGATATCAACTGTCTTTGGTAGCAGGGCAGCTTTGCCCCACCCCACTGGGTACTCCCCCACCTCTGGTACCAACCCCCATTTGAGGGTCGGGCTCATAAACTATCAATTAAAGCCTATGACGATTTTGGATGACTTTGTATATTTCTAGATTGTTCGTGTAAACAATGCCTTATTACCACAACATGATCCGAATCAACAACGACGGAACGAATCGATCCATCTTGAAAAAGATAACTACTACTTCAGCACCAGAGTTGCAGACGCCATCCCGATTATGGTAAGTTCCATTGCCTAATAAAGATGTACGAGGTCATTATTCATCATATACCTCGTTAACAAATCGATCATCTTGAAAAAGATAACTACTACTTCAGCACCAGAGTTGCAGACGCCATCCCGATTATGGTAAGTTCTAGTGCTTAATAAAGATGTATGAGGtcattatccatcatatacctcGTTGATGAATCGATCCATCTTGATAAAGATAACTACTACTTCAGCACCAGAGTTGCAGATGCCATCCCGATTATGGTAAGTTCTAAAGATCAGACCCCGATTTACCTTTTGCCCTTGGGCACGGAAACATGATTGCTCCTTGGCTCTTCGCATCAAAGTTTTACACCCCCACCCCATCACTGTAACCGTAGTCTTGCTTTGCTTGAGTATCCTCAAATTACTTACtgggataaaaatttgaaatttgaatgctAAAATAGGGCATGGACAATTGTGGCTTAAAACCGGGACACAGGAATATGCACATATACAGGGTatccccaaaaaaggttacatgtagatttttgaaaacgttaatgttaatgttaacaaatataacaTGACACAGATGACATGAAATATTTATGAGGAGCAGGGTAGGCTGATAAACatattaaaagttatatgcctatacatgtttttattCTCCATCAGACTGAGGTGACCGCATCGCCTGAGGATTTTACAGTATCTTACGAATTGGTATGTATATGATTTTTGAatgattatttatcttttttgGCACCTTTTTATTGCGGCACTACAAGGAGGGGAATATttttgccccccccacacacttttacccaaaattacgaaattttcacttttgcagcaatttttgtgcaaagtttgttgattttgcccctttCCCCCAAAATTCAATTTGCTCTCCATTCCCCCCCATCGaacaaaattcctggtgctgccactgtttgccacacacacacaccccaccccagttAACACATTTCTATCTTAATATTTATTTCACAGCAAGTGTTCATCTTTCCGACAATAAAAGACACCATCAGTCAGAAACTCCTCCTTTCTTTCTCAAAACGGTGGAGAAGTCTTATAGATACTGGAAACATTTACAAAAGGGCACTTGGGCACTTTGCAAGACCAAAGGTATGTGTTATAATAAACATGTCTTTCACTACATCTGATATTGTTTGAAGCACACCATATTCTTAGGggttgtgtaataattatgagccatggggagggtaaaattggggctgGCAAGAAggctcaggaaaatagtactgaaatgtttaaatatgtttgtttgtttgttcctgCTCGCTATGCTTGCATTATACAtcttagaccatttaaggtttgtaaattcccaaaatttggcatatcaactgctcagtgccagaagtgggtataaAGTGCAATAGATTTTTTATCAGGCCCagaggggagcaagcaatttttgtcaggccgagaggggggggcagtAATTTTAGGCACACTGTTGGGAAATTTTACCCGggggcagggtcttagctaggaatCTACAAGTacccatcattttcaccaaaactgcctgtccaaaatatTTTACCCTGAAAAACAGAACCAGACCTCTGCCCTTCTGTGGGGTTCAGTCAGTTTGTTTGTCTGGTTttggttcacagaacttattcaagcattattattagaatttagcatatgtcacagacattaattttgcctgtcccaggagcaaactgcctgtccaaaatgatgggtggacAGATGGCTAGCTAACACCCAGGGGGGGAGGGGCTCATATTTGTTGCACAACCCTGTACCTCATCATTCCTCTTTAAATATCTTCCAGATAGTAGATGTCTATATGGATATCATTCCACAAGACGACTGGAGTCCTTTGGACAAAGTTTTCGCTGACCAACGCTTGATTGGAACCAACCCTGCTGTGATACAACGAGTAAATTCCATGGACAAATTGAAAGAAATGTGAGTTATCATAATCTGATAATTGTAGGACCTACAGAATATAATtgtcagtggcggcgctaggggGGAAGGGGGCATATTTTTCTTGTCCCCCTCCCCAGTTTTGAGGAAAaaacccccaaattacgtaaatttcaactttttgcggcaattttgtgcaaaatttgtagattttgccccccctgaaatttacttttcccccaatgccccccccccccccgaaaaaaatgaTTGTGTGTTGTGTGCTTAGGCCCTATGAGGGGTAGTCACACAGGAGGTCCCAACACTCCCAGGTTTAATCGTCATGAAGGAAAACCTGTTCTCTCTCTATTACTGGAAGACGTCACAGCCAGGCCCCGGGGATTCTTTGTTTCTGGCTGGGTACCCATGCTCGATCCATTTTTAGCGAAACTAGCACTAGTCTCAAGACTCCGACTATATGGCAATATGACGATATGGTATTTTACTACATTTTCTCATATTTCAGCATGGATCTTTCAGCTGAAGAGAGTTTCAAACGCCAGATGAATATGATGACATTGACTGACGCAATAGCAAACAAAAAGCTCTTCATGGTAGACTACACCACTATTTTGCACAATCTCATTTGCAAGAATGGAATGGTAAGGCCTTACTGTATAAAATTAACCTTGAAAAGGAGGTTGTTAAAAAGGAAAtaccctttaagggggtactacactcctgaccaattttgtgcctatttttgcatttttctcaaaaattatagcgcattggtgacaagtaagatatgtatattataggggcaaggactacaactactgcactgaaaattcagcaactcaaggcaagtagttattgatttattgatcaaatattgggtttccctcatttttgactgtaaataactccacaactgttgtctgtgttgaaataaaatttccagtgcattagttgtagtccttgcccctataatatacatatcttacttgtctccaatgcgctataatttttgagaaaaatgcaaaaacaggcagaAAATTcggcaggggtgtaatacccccttaacatTAATTTATTCACTGTTTTACTTTTAGATCGCGTCACCAGTAGCACTGTTCTACGTCAACGAAGAAGATGATCTGATGCCTGTAGCCATACAGTTGTTTAAAAACAAAGGACCAGGAGGACCTGATAACCCGGTAAGATCTTTTCccctgtttccccagtaaaaacccaaaattactgaAATTTCCACTTACGGACATCCCCGAAAAAAATTTCTGGCACCGCCACTAATCTTATTATCACTACCTATAACTAGAAGCAGCTGCGTAACCAGAAttgattttggggggggggggctgattttgaaacagTGGACTTAGGGGGAgggggattttgaaaaagtgggacttttttttacaaaatttggaccttttttgaccaaaaagggctAAAAAACTCTATTTTTTTCTCGCAAAAGGGACTTTTTGGGTATTTGGCGATTTGGGGGAATCTCAGACCGGTATGGGATTTCACAGACCAGGTCTCTGAATTCAGAGGAGCCTGTGAACTCACAGCACCCCCAAACTGATTAGAACTTACAAAGCAAGGTTTTTCTAAACAAAAAGAGGGCATGGAGaaggtcagaggatgatttaaggaagccccatcatgcactgtacttttcaaatcccattgaactctgtgcaaaagatgttgttttagaattgcccgtgtgtcattattacttggtcgatttcagatctaaagtgatgtatgcatgaaggataattcacaccttctgtagataacataaaatgtgaaatcgaccaactttttgaaggtgtttttattgtaaatatatctgtccaaattcaaatttaaccatgcacgtgtgtatgcagtgggcgggcagtggtgtcatgttcactcacacagctgtgctaaccacaagacttgctgggaagtgcttaaatcatcctctgggagaTGTAATGCTTTTGAGGTGATGCATATGtggggctgttaagaccccttttttagcaccgctgtcacccaaaaaccccattttttttaaacatatgctctgtcacccaaagaccccttattttgtcacccaattcagtatcgaagttacgtaatgttactatgtcaacgggatcacgcgctagagtaatgaaccatgatcgaaatgatcaccacataaagtatatggcactcgaaggcataccaaagtagcgtgatccggtaaccaagagaattacgtaaccacttcgatgctgaatttcaacagtaactttcatttatcactcacttgtgacatgatcaaggggaatgagtcacatgtcgaccctggtcgaaaatgagttttacataggttCCTAAAGAGGACATTCAGTTGATATGACTTTCcattgcgaagttacgtcaatttatcaatcgctgaaaacaatgtaaaacaaaagaatttgaacactttctttgccaatatctcaaaatcaatattagattgtgtcacattttctcACTTATTCTTAAAACACAAAGCcagttgaagccatttagaactaaaaatttaatatttgaggcTTCTGTGATACtgtttggctctcacccaaagaccttatttaaaaaaatggtcatgTTCTCCCACAATGACCCCATAATTACAATTTTGTGCTCTCACTAAATGCTCAAATCatactctcacccaatgaccccataattGTTCATCTTTTGCTCTTACCAAAAGCCCCTTAGTGTGAAAGTGTCTGCCCTACACCTAtattcatttcatattgaagtgcccaaCCCAGGACTTTTCTATTATCGTAACTCAGTGGCATAGGCAGGATTTTGGCGGGGATTTtggtgagggggcaaagccaaatttttgtccccatttgtcaatttttgtcccatttttggccattttaaagatattttggtCTTTACTGTCCCCATTTTGTCCATGAAAATTTTCTgtagggggcactctgcccccccccgcttcatggggggcaaagtgaatttcagagggggattttgcgcaaaattgcttcaaaaggtggaaatttacgtaaattttttttggtttgcctcaaaagtgggggagggggcaagaaaaatcTTTTTTGCTACCCCCCCATCCCCTCGTAGCACCGCCACTGTCGTaactttaatataattattgttttttttctACAGGTATTTTTCCCGCACGATGACAAATACTCCTGGATGCTAGCCAAGATGTGGTTCAATAATGCCGATGCATCCTATCACCAATCCTCCTCTCATCTTGGATTCACCCAT
Above is a genomic segment from Amphiura filiformis chromosome 17, Afil_fr2py, whole genome shotgun sequence containing:
- the LOC140136858 gene encoding allene oxide synthase-lipoxygenase protein-like, which encodes MASGSGTPHRYTVVIKTGRYKGTTCNGNAILRFYAKDNPTPTERHSIGGNFKNGKTRKVRVEVSHPIHEIEQMEVWLERPANTADVKWFVEHMQIQDENKNCVKFFPFHRWVTMKHQIVRVNNALLPQHDPNQQRRNESIHLEKDNYYFSTRVADAIPIMTEVTASPEDFTVSYELQVFIFPTIKDTISQKLLLSFSKRWRSLIDTGNIYKRALGHFARPKIVDVYMDIIPQDDWSPLDKVFADQRLIGTNPAVIQRVNSMDKLKEIMDLSAEESFKRQMNMMTLTDAIANKKLFMVDYTTILHNLICKNGMIASPVALFYVNEEDDLMPVAIQLFKNKGPGGPDNPVFFPHDDKYSWMLAKMWFNNADASYHQSSSHLGFTHLLIETIYLALRQTVSISHPLYHLMAPHFLYLLSVNETAFKALVNDDGWVDTSMSVGVKGMYEIIRRRYQGYTHALGEDDDDDIDTAAAASSVEDLHLAQAWRLDREGNLENDIKSRGVEDLPKYYFRDDALAAYRAIKKYVSNVVNPHYADVDTLEKDYEIQEWAVKLSAKYEEGGSNIQGVPGGGHFSNRDQLIDTITSVIYISSVAHASVNFLQYEQYGYPFNWPALLYGEPPRKKIGHAESDILQCLPTKETTLGSLAITHLLSQRATKKLGDFEVQYQFDKIGMDALKQFQEDLQKIQDACDRDTKKEEVYDILNPKYIPNAISI